In a single window of the Prinia subflava isolate CZ2003 ecotype Zambia chromosome 3, Cam_Psub_1.2, whole genome shotgun sequence genome:
- the LOC134548926 gene encoding trypsin I-P1-like, whose amino-acid sequence MKCLLLLAFIGVAVAFPTFAEDDDDKIVGGYTCAKNSVPYQVSLNSGYHFCGGSLISSQWVLSAAHCYKSRIQVQLGKHNLELTESTQQFINSAKVIRHSGYSAYTLDNDIMLIKLATPAQLSTAVQTIPLPTSCVATGTTCLISGWGNTLSSGSNYPDQLQCLKAPVLSAADCSDAYPGQITKNMMCVGFLEGGKDSCQGDSGGPVVCNGQLQGIVSWGIGCAQRGYPGVYTKVCNYVSWIQSTMASN is encoded by the exons ATGAAGTGCCTGCTGCTTCTCGCCTTTATTGGGGTGGCTG TTGCCTTCCCCACCTTTGCTGAAGATGATGATGACAAGATTGTGGGAGGCTACACCTGTGCAAAGAACTCTGTGCCCTATCAGGTGTCCCTGAATTCTGGATATCACTTCTGTGGAGGTTCCCTCATCAGCAGCCAGTGGGTCCTGTCTGCTGCTCACTGCTACAAATC tcGCATCCAAGTGCAGCTCGGGAAACACAACCTGGAACTCACCGAGTCCACACAGCAGTTTATCAACTCCGCTAAAGTCATCCGCCACTCTGGCTACAGCGCCTACACCCTGGACAACGACATCATGCTCATCAAGCTGGCCACCCCcgcccagctcagcactgctgtccAAACCATTCCTCTGCCTACCAGCTGCGTGGCCACCGGCACCACCTGCCTGATCTCCGGCTGGGGCAACACTCTCAGCAGCGGCA GTAACTACCCAGaccagctccagtgcctgaaggCTCCTGTCCTCTCTGCCGCCGACTGCTCTGATGCCTACCCTGGGCAAATTACCAAGAACATGATGTGTGTGGGATTcctggagggaggaaaagacTCCTGCCAG GGAGATTCCGGCGGTCCCGTGGTCTGCAATGGACAGCTCCAGGGCATTGTTTCCTGGGGTATTGGATGTGCCCAGAGGGGCTATCCCGGAGTTTACACCAAGGTTTGCAACTACGTCTCCTGGATCCAGTCCACCATGGCCTCCAACTGA